From the Actinomadura luzonensis genome, the window CGACGTCCACCGGGTGGTGCGGCACGGACTGCGAGGCGTCGAGCATGATGAGCGCCCCGGCCTCGTGGGCCCGCCGGGCCAGCTCGGCGACCGGGTTGACGGTGCCGAGCACGTTGGACTGGTGGGCCACCGAGACGATCTTCGTCCGCTCGGTGATGACGCCGTCGGCCAGGTCGAGCCGGCCCTCGTCGGTGACGCCGAACCACTTCAGCGTGGCGCCGGTGCGCTGCGCGAGCAGCTGCCACGGCACGATGTTGGAGTGGTGCTCCATCTCGGAGATGACGATCTCGTCACCAGGGCCGAGGGTGAAGCGCGGGTCGGTGTTGGCGGGGTTGCCGAAGGAGTAGGCGACCAGGTTGAGCGCTTCGGAGGCGTTCTTGGTGAAGACCACCTCGTCGCGCGACGGCGCGCCGACGAACGCCGCGATCTTGTCGCGGGCGCCCTCGTACGCCTCCGTGGACTCCGCCCCGAGCACGTGCATGGCCCGGCCCACGTTGCTGTAGTGCAGGGCCAGGTGCTCGCGCATCGTCTCGATGACCTGGTTGGGCTTCTGCGAGGAGTTGCCCGAGTCGAGGTAGACGAGCGGTCGCCCGTCGGGCAGCTCGCGGGAGAAGACCGGGAAGTCCTTCCTGATCCGCTCCACGTCCAAGCTGGTGGAAGTCATGCAGATGCCTTCGTGTACTGCTCGTAGCCCTCGGCCTCGAGCTTGTCGGCCAGCTCCGGCCCGCCCTCCTCGACGATGCGCCCGCCCGCGAAGACGTGCACGAAGTCGGGCTTCACGTACCGCAGGATGCGGGTGTAGTGCGTGATGAGCAGGACGCCGGTGTCGCCGGCGGCGCGGAAGCGGTTGATGCCCTCCGACACCACGCGCAGCGCGTCCACGTCGAGGCCGGAGTCGGTCTCGTCGAGGACCGCGAACTTCGGCTTGAGCAGCTCCATCTGGAGGATCTCGTGGCGCTTCTTCTCGCCGCCGGAGAAGCCCTCGTTGAGGTTGCGCTGCGCGAAGGCCGGGTCGATGGACAGCGCGTCCATGCCGCCCTTGAGGTCCTTGGCGAACTCGCGCAGCTTGGGCGCCTCGCCGCGGACGGCGGTGACGGCCGAGCGCAGGAAGTTCGACACCGAGACGCCGGGCACCTCGACCGGGTACTGCATGGCGAGGAACAGGCCGGCGCGGGCCCGCTCGTCGACCGACAGCTCCAGCAGGTCGACGCCGTCGAGCAGGACCTGCCCGCCGGTGACGGTGTACTTGGGGTGACCGGCGATCGCGTAGGCGAGGGTGGACTTGCCCGAGCCGTTGGGGCCCATGATGGCGTGGGTCTGCCCCGCGCCGACGGTCAGGTTGACGCCGCGCAGGATTTCCTTGTCCTCGACGGCGACGTGCAGGTCGCGGATCTCAAGGGTGGACATGATCGCTTATGACTCCTTCGAGAGCGAGACGAGGACGTCATCGCCGTCGATCTTGACTGTGTAGACGTTCACGGGCTTGGTGGCGGGCGGGCCGGTCGGCTTGCCGGTGCGCACGTCGAAGCACGAGCCGTGCAGCCAGCACTCCAGCGTGCCGTCGTAGACCTCGCCCTCGCTGAGCTTGACCTCGGCGTGCGAGCAGACGTCGTGCAGCGCGAAGACGTCGCCGCCCTTGCGCACCAGCGCGACGGGGGTCTCCCCCACCTCGACGCCGAGGACGCCGCCGTCGGGGATGTCGGCGAGCGCGCAGACCTTCTCGAACGCGCTCACCGGGCGAGCTCCGCCTCCACGGCGCTCATGACGCGCTCGCGGATCTCCTCGATCTGGATCTTCTCGATGAGCTGGCCGAGGAAACCCCGCACGACCAGGCGGCGCGCCTCGTCGTAGGGGATGCCGCGGGCCTGGAGGTAGAAGATGTGCTCGTCGTCGAGGCGGCCGGAGGCGGAGGCGTGCCCCGCGCCGGCGACCTCGCCGGTGAGGATCTCCAGGTTGGGCACCGAGTCGGCGCGGGCGCCGTCGGTGAGGATGAGGTTGCGGTTGAGCTCGTAGGTGTCGGTGCCCTCGGCCTCGACCCTGATGATGACGTCGCCGATCCAGACGGCGTGCGCCTGCTCGCCCTGGAGCGCGCCGCGGTAGTCGACGTTGCTCTTGCAGTTGGGCTGCGAGTGGTCGACCAGCAGGCGGTGCTCCAGGTGCTGACCGGCGTCGACGAAGTAGACGCCCGACAGGTCGGCGTCGCCGCCCGGCGCGGTGTAGGCCACGCTGGGCGACAGGCGCACCAGGTCGCCGCCGAGCGTCACGACGAAGCCGCGGAAGGTCGCGTCCTTGGCGAGCTGGGCGTGGTGGTGGGAGACGTGCACGGCGTCGTCGTCCCAGTCCTGGAGGCTGACGACCTTGAGGTTGGCGCCCTCGCCGACGATGAACTCGATGTTGTCGGCGTAGACGGCGCTGCCCTTGTGGTCGAGCACGAGCACGGCCTCGGCCAGCGGCTCCACCTTGACCACGAGGTGGCCGTAGGCGGCGCCGTCGCCCTCGCCGGTGAGGGTGAGGACGGTCGGCTTGCTGGCGACGGCCTCGCGCGGCACCGTGACGACGGTGGCCTTCTCGAAGCTGTTCCACGCCTGGGCGCTGACCCGGTCGGTGGGCGTGAACGCCTTGCCGACGCGGGCGTCGTCGCGGCCGACCGTCTCGACGGTGACCTCGGGAGCGGCGTCGACGTCGAGACGGACGTGACCGGCCGCCTCGGCCTTGCCGTTGTGCAGGCCCTTCAGCCGCGACAGCGGCGTGAAGCGCCACGCCTCCTCGCGGCCGGTCGGGACCTCGAAGTCGCCCAGGTCGTAGGACGCCTTCTCGTGCAGGGTCGACAGGGGCTTCTCGTTCAGGCCCATCAGCCGACGGCTCCTTCCATCTGCAGCTCGATCAGCCGGTTGAGCTCGAGCGCGTACTCCATGGGCAGCTCACGGGCGATCGGCTCGACGAAGCCGCGCACGATCATCGCCATCGCCTCGTCCTCGTCGAGCCCGCGGCTCATGAGGTAGAAGAGCTGGTCCTCGCTGACCTTGGAGACCGTGGCCTCGTGACCCATCGAGACGTCGTCCTCGCGGACGTCGACGTAGGGGTAGGTGTCGGAGCGGCTGATCTGGTCGACCAGCAGCGCGTCGCACTTGACGGTGCTGGCGCTGCCGTGGGCGCCCTCCTCGATCTGCACGAGACCGCGGTAGGAGGTGCGGCCGCCGCCGCGCGCCACCGACTTGGAGATGACGCTGGAGCTGGTGTTGGGCGCCAGGTGCACCATCTTGGAGCCGGCGTCCTGGTGCTGGCCCTCGCCGGCGAAGGCGACGCTCAGCGTCTCGCCCTTGGCGTGCTCGCCCATGAGGTAGACGGCCGGGTACTTCATCGTGACCTTGGAGCCGATGTTGCCGTCGATCCACTCCATGGTGGCGCCCTCGTAGGCGACGGCGCGCTTGGTGACCAGGTTGTAGACGTTGTTCGACCAGTTCTGGATGGTCGTGTAACGGCAGCGGGCGTTCTTCTTCACGATGATCTCGACGACCGCGCTGTGCAGCGAGTCGCTGGAGTAGATCGGCGCGGTGCAGCCCTCGACGTAGTGGACGTAGCTGTTCTCGTCGACGATGATCAGGGTGCGCTCGAACTGGCCCATGTTCTCGGTGTTGATCCGGAAGTAGGCCTGCAGCGGGATCTCGACCTCGACGTTCGGCGGCACGTAGATGAACGAGCCGCCCGACCACACGGCGGTGTTGAGCGCGGCGAACTTGTTGTCGCCGACCGGGATCACCGAGCCGAAGTACTCCTTGAAGAGCTCCTCGTGCTCCTTCAGGCCCGTGTCGGTGTCGACGAAGATGACGCCCTTCTCCTCGAGGTCCTCGCGGATCTTGTGGTAGACGACCTCGGACTCGTACTGGGCGGCGACGCCGGCGATGAGGCGCTGCTTCTCCGCCTCGGGGATGCCGAGCTTGTCGTAGGTGTTCTTGATGTCGGCGGGCAGCTCGTCCCAGGAGGCGGCCTGCTTCTCCGTCGAGCGCACGAAGTACTTGATGTTGTCGAAGTCGATGCCGGTGAGGTCGGAGCCCCAGGTCGGCAGCGGCTTCTTGTCGAACAGGCGGAGGCCCTTCAGGCGAAGGTCGAGCATCCACTCCGGCTCGTTCTTGAGCGCGGAGATGTTGCGGACGACCTCCTCGGACAGGCCACGCTTGGCCGCCGCGCCCGCGGCATCCGGGTCGGCCCAGCCGAACTTGTAATTCCCGAGGCCTTCCAGCTCCGGGCGGTCGGTGACAGTCACCTTCCGGTCTCCTTGCTCTTGTCTCTATGTGCGGAATCAGCCAGCGACTGTGGGCTCACGTGCGTCGTGCAGACCCCGTCGCCGTGGGCGATCGTGGCCAGCCGCTGCACCGGCGTGCCGAGGAGCTGGGCGAACGCCTCCGTCTCGGCCTCGCAGAGCTGCGGGAACTCGGCGGCCGCGTGGGCCACCGGGCAGTGGTGCTGGCAGAGCTGGTCGCCGCCGGACTTGGCCTTGCTGGCCGAGGCGGCGTACCCCTCAGCCGACAGCGCCTGCGCCAGCACCTGGACCCGCTGGTCGGCCGGCACCGCGCGCATGACCGGCTCCAGCCGCTTGACCAGGCCGGAGACCTGCGAGCGGGCGAAGTCGGCCACCGCGTCCTCGCCGATGCGCTCGGCCAGGTAGCGCAGGGCGCTGCCGGCGAGGTCGTCATAGGCGTGCTCGAAGGCGCTGCGCCCCGCGTCGGTGATGGCGAACAGCTTGGCCGGGCGCCCGCGCCCGCGCTGCCCGCGCGGGCGCACCGTGCGGGGCTCGATCATCCCGTCGGCCAGCAGGGCGTCGAGGTGACGCCGGACGGCGGCGGGCGTGAGCCCGAGCCGCTCGCCCAGGGCGGCGGCCGCGACGGGACCATGCTCCAGGATCAGCCGGGCGACGCGGGCACGCGTGCCGCGCTCGCTACCGGGCTCGATCGTCGTGGGCATGTTTTTCACAACATCAGTGTGCCGTAAATCCTTCCCGGCCGACAAACGGATCGGAGCAGCTCGGCAATGTAATTTGTCACGCAGGGTAGCCTTACCTAACCCTGCTTCTCCCCGGAACGGCTTCTCCCCAGGACGCCGAACGCCAGGGCCGCGCAGACGAGCAGCCCGAGCATGACGGCGGCCATCGGCACGGCGGTGCCCGACCCGGCCAGGCCGACCAGCGGCGCCGACAGCGCGCCGAGCGCGAACTGCAGCACGCCCATCAGCGCCGAGGCGCTGCCGGCCACCTGCGCGGGCTGGGAGCCGAGCGCCAGCGCGCCGGTGCCGGGCAGCGTCAGGCCCTGGCCGAGCATGATGACGAACAACCCCGCCACGATCCCCCACAGGCCGAGCCCGGCGAGCGCGGCGGTCATCAGCAGGACCGCGCCCAGCAGGCCGGTGGCCAGGCCCGCCACCACCAGCGCGACCGGCGGCACCCGGCCCGACAGCCGGCCGCCGAGCTGGGCCATGCCGGTCAGGGCGAGGGCGTTGAGCCCGAAGATGAGGGAGTACTGCTGCGGGGTGGCGCCGTAGACCTCCTGCAGCACGAACGGCGAGCCGGAGATGTAGCCGAACATGGCGGCGAAGGCCAGGCCGCCGGTGAGCGCGAAGCCCATGAACGAGCGGTCGCGCAGCAGCTGCCAGAAGGTGCGCGCGGTGTGGCGCAGGCCGCCGCTCTCGCGGGCCGCGGCCGGCAGCGTCTCGCGCACCCCGGCCAGCACGGCCGCCAGCAGCACGACGCCGGCCAGGCTGAGCGCCACGAACACGCCCCGCCAGGAGGTGAACGCCAGCAGCTGCGCGCCCGCGATCGGGGCGAGGATCGGCGCCAGGCCGCTGACCAGCATGAGCGTGGCGAAGATGCGGGCGATGGCGGCGCCGTCGTACAGGTCGCGCACGACCGCGCGGACGATGACCAGGGCCGCGCCGCCCAGCATGCCCTGGAGCAGCCGGAAGGCGATGAGCATGGGCACCGACGGGGCGAACGCGCACAGCAGCGAGGCGAGCATGAAGCCGGCCACGCCGACGACGAGCGGCACCCGCCGCCCGCGCACGTCGCTGACCGGCCCCGCGATGACCTGCCCGACCGACACGCCGATGAGGCAGGCGGTGAGCGTGAGCTGGACCTGGGCGGGCGCGCTCAGCATCTCGGAGCTGATGGCCGGCAGCGCGGGCAGGTACATGTCGATGGACAGGGGGCCGATGGCCGACAGCGCCCCGAGGATCACCAGGAGGAGCGCCCTGCGGCTCTTCCTCCCGGGCAGGACGACGGTGGGCGTGGCTTCGGCCACGGACATGCGTGAACCCCTCTCCTCGCAAGACCTGACGGCCCCCGAGGGCCGAGGTAGGGAAACCGCTGTCCGGTCCTCCTAATTCCCAGTTATCAGATATTTCCGGAACTTTCCATGAGGTGTCCGGCCTCCGGACTCCCCTCCACGGCCGGACCGCACCCCGCAGTCCCTAGACTCGTCGTCATGGAATCCCCAGCCGTCGAGATCATCGACCTGGTCAAACGTTACGGCGGCACCACCGCGCTCGACGGGCTCGCGCTGCGCGCCGAGCGCGGCGCGGTCACCGCCGTCCTCGGCCCCAACGGCGCCGGCAAGACGTCCACGGTCGAGATCTGCGAGGGGTTCCGCACCGCCGACGCGGGCACGGTCCGGGTGCTGGGGCAGCCGCCCGAGCGGCCCGACCTGCGGGCCAGGGTCGGGGTGATGCTGCAGGCCGGCGGGGTGCCGCCGGCGATGCGCTGCGGCGAGTGGCTGCGCCTGGTCGCCCGGTTCCACGCCCGCCCGCTGGACCCCGGGGCGCTGCTGGCGCGGCTGGGGCTGGCCGCGCACGCCCGCACCCCCTACCGGCGCATGTCGGGCGGGCAGCAGCAGCGGCTGTCGCTGGCCGCCGCCGTCATCGGGCGGCCGGAGCTGGTCTTCCTCGACGAGCCGACCGCCGGGCTCGACCCGCAGGCCCGCCACGCCTGCTGGGAGCTGGTGGGCGAGCTGCGCGCGGCCGGGGTGTCGGTGGTGCTCACCACCCACCACATGGACGAGGCCGAGCGGCTGGCCGACCAGGTGGTCATCATCGACCGGGGCCGGGTGGTGGCCGAGGGCACGCCCGCCGAGCTGACCGGGGCCGAGCGGCAGCTCAGGTTCCGGGCGCGGCCGGGGCTGACGCTGGAGGAGCTGCTCAACGCGCTCCCGGCGGGCAGCGCGGCCAAGGAGTCGCCGGCCGGCCACTACATCATCGAGGGCCAGGTCGGGCCCGAGCTGCTGGCCACGGTGACCGCGTGGTGCGCCGCCGAGGGCGTCACGGCCGACGACCTGCGCATCGAGCGGCGCACCCTCGAGGACGTCTTCCTGGAGCTGACCGGCAGGGAGCTGCGATGAGCGCGTACGAGCGGGCCGCGGGCGGGGCGCCCGCGCTCGACCTGTCCCCCGCGCCGGGGGCGGCGCCCTTCCCGCGCATGGTGCTGGCGCAGGCCGGCGCGGAGCTGCGGGCCACCCTGCGCAACGGCGAGCAGCTGCTGCTGACGCTGGTGATCCCGGTGCTGCTGCTGGTGGGCTTCTCGCTGGCGCCGATCGTCGACATGGGCGGCGGGCGGCGGGTCGACTTCCTCGTGCCGGGCGTGCTGGCGCTCGCGGTGATGTCCACGGCCTTCACCGGGCAGGCCATCGCGACCGGCTTCGAGCGCCGCTACGGCGTGCTGAAGCGGCTCGGCGCGACGCCGCTGTCGCGGAGCGGGCTCATGCTGGCCAAGACCGCCGCGGTGGTGGCGGTGGAGGGCATCCAGGCCGTGGTGATCGTGTGCGTGGGGCTGGCGCTGGGGTGGCGGCCGCACGGCTCGTTCCTGGGCGCGGCGCTGCTGATCGTGGCGGGCACGGCGGCCTTCAGCGGGCTCGGCCTGCTCATGGCCGGCACGCTGCGGGCCGAGGCCACGCTGGCCGCGGCCAACCTCGTCTACCTGGTGCTGCTCGGGGCGGGCGGGGTGGTCTTCCCGCTGTCGAAGTTCCCCGACGGGGTGCGGCGGGTGCTGGAGGTGCTGCCGATCTCGGCGCTGACGGGCGGGCTGCGCGCGGTGCTCGGTCAGGGGGCGGCGCTGCCGCTGGCCCCGCTGGGCGTGCTGGCGGCCTGGGCGGTGCTGTCGCTGACGCTCGTGTCGCGCACGTTCCGCTGGGAGTGAGCCCCGTCCAGGGTGGGTGCGGCGGGCTCAGGTTCGGGCGGGTCCCTCAGGCGGCGGGCGCGGTGTAGCGGCGGCGGGTGAGGGCGGCGACGGCGGTCAGCGGCACCGCCGCGGCGGCGGCCAGCCCGAACAGCAGCGGGTAGCGGCCGTCCTCGGCCAGCGGCCCGGCGCCCCACGAGGAGACGGCGCTGCCGACGAACAGCGCCGCGGCGAAGAACGCGACCGTGGTGCCCCTGGCCTCCGGCACCACGGAGGTCGCCCAGGTCTGCAGCGAGGAGTGCAGGAACGACCAGCCGCCGCCGAGCAGCAGCGCCGTGACCGCCACGGTGGCCAGGCTGACGTGCACGGCGGCCAGCGCGAAGCCGGCCGCGAGCTGCGCCCCGCCCACCGTCATCAGCAGCGGCGCGGGCCAGCGGGCCGACAGGCGCTTGACCAGCTTGGCCTGCGCCCACAGCCCGAGCCCGTAGGCGGTGATGCCGAGCCCGGCGACGGCGGCGGCGACGCCGGAGTGCTCCAGGGCGGGCGCCAGGAACGGCAGCGCGCCCAGCATGATCGCGCCCTCGGTGAAGGCCAGCGCGAAGACCAGCAGCGCCCACCGCTGCCCCAGCACCAGACCGAGGAAGCGCGCCGGGCTCGCGGGCGCGCCGGCGCCCGGCAGGTCGCGGGCCGGCTCGGGCAGCGAGCGCAGGGCCAGCGCGCACACCAGGCCGCAGGCGGCGGGCACGGTGAACGCCACCCGCCAGCTCACCAGCCCGGCGAGCGCGCCGCCGA encodes:
- a CDS encoding ABC transporter ATP-binding protein; this encodes MESPAVEIIDLVKRYGGTTALDGLALRAERGAVTAVLGPNGAGKTSTVEICEGFRTADAGTVRVLGQPPERPDLRARVGVMLQAGGVPPAMRCGEWLRLVARFHARPLDPGALLARLGLAAHARTPYRRMSGGQQQRLSLAAAVIGRPELVFLDEPTAGLDPQARHACWELVGELRAAGVSVVLTTHHMDEAERLADQVVIIDRGRVVAEGTPAELTGAERQLRFRARPGLTLEELLNALPAGSAAKESPAGHYIIEGQVGPELLATVTAWCAAEGVTADDLRIERRTLEDVFLELTGRELR
- a CDS encoding MFS transporter, which encodes MDAPALATGLARPPLGVSAASFVSSFDRFAVSPMLVVIAADLGVPLSASVAAASGYYLAYGLTQPLWGLLSDRYGRVRVMRGALLGAALAGLVSALMPALWALVAARVVTGACFGAVIPTGLTYVGDTVRPALRQRALTDLMGAAALGTALATALGGALAGLVSWRVAFTVPAACGLVCALALRSLPEPARDLPGAGAPASPARFLGLVLGQRWALLVFALAFTEGAIMLGALPFLAPALEHSGVAAAVAGLGITAYGLGLWAQAKLVKRLSARWPAPLLMTVGGAQLAAGFALAAVHVSLATVAVTALLLGGGWSFLHSSLQTWATSVVPEARGTTVAFFAAALFVGSAVSSWGAGPLAEDGRYPLLFGLAAAAAVPLTAVAALTRRRYTAPAA
- a CDS encoding multidrug effflux MFS transporter, coding for MSVAEATPTVVLPGRKSRRALLLVILGALSAIGPLSIDMYLPALPAISSEMLSAPAQVQLTLTACLIGVSVGQVIAGPVSDVRGRRVPLVVGVAGFMLASLLCAFAPSVPMLIAFRLLQGMLGGAALVIVRAVVRDLYDGAAIARIFATLMLVSGLAPILAPIAGAQLLAFTSWRGVFVALSLAGVVLLAAVLAGVRETLPAAARESGGLRHTARTFWQLLRDRSFMGFALTGGLAFAAMFGYISGSPFVLQEVYGATPQQYSLIFGLNALALTGMAQLGGRLSGRVPPVALVVAGLATGLLGAVLLMTAALAGLGLWGIVAGLFVIMLGQGLTLPGTGALALGSQPAQVAGSASALMGVLQFALGALSAPLVGLAGSGTAVPMAAVMLGLLVCAALAFGVLGRSRSGEKQG
- a CDS encoding cysteine desulfurase, giving the protein MTSTSLDVERIRKDFPVFSRELPDGRPLVYLDSGNSSQKPNQVIETMREHLALHYSNVGRAMHVLGAESTEAYEGARDKIAAFVGAPSRDEVVFTKNASEALNLVAYSFGNPANTDPRFTLGPGDEIVISEMEHHSNIVPWQLLAQRTGATLKWFGVTDEGRLDLADGVITERTKIVSVAHQSNVLGTVNPVAELARRAHEAGALIMLDASQSVPHHPVDVAALGADFVAFTGHKMVGPSGIGVLWGRAELLDAMPPFLGGGEMIEAVWMDHSTYAPAPHKFEAGTPPIVEAIGLGAAADYLTGIGLDAIEAHERELTGYALEALRDVPGLRVIGPETLEARGGTVSFALEGIHPHDVGQILDDQFGVAVRVGHHCARPLHLRFGIPATTRASFYLYNTTGEIDALVRGLHHVQKVFA
- a CDS encoding ABC transporter permease, with amino-acid sequence MSAYERAAGGAPALDLSPAPGAAPFPRMVLAQAGAELRATLRNGEQLLLTLVIPVLLLVGFSLAPIVDMGGGRRVDFLVPGVLALAVMSTAFTGQAIATGFERRYGVLKRLGATPLSRSGLMLAKTAAVVAVEGIQAVVIVCVGLALGWRPHGSFLGAALLIVAGTAAFSGLGLLMAGTLRAEATLAAANLVYLVLLGAGGVVFPLSKFPDGVRRVLEVLPISALTGGLRAVLGQGAALPLAPLGVLAAWAVLSLTLVSRTFRWE
- the sufB gene encoding Fe-S cluster assembly protein SufB, which gives rise to MTVTDRPELEGLGNYKFGWADPDAAGAAAKRGLSEEVVRNISALKNEPEWMLDLRLKGLRLFDKKPLPTWGSDLTGIDFDNIKYFVRSTEKQAASWDELPADIKNTYDKLGIPEAEKQRLIAGVAAQYESEVVYHKIREDLEEKGVIFVDTDTGLKEHEELFKEYFGSVIPVGDNKFAALNTAVWSGGSFIYVPPNVEVEIPLQAYFRINTENMGQFERTLIIVDENSYVHYVEGCTAPIYSSDSLHSAVVEIIVKKNARCRYTTIQNWSNNVYNLVTKRAVAYEGATMEWIDGNIGSKVTMKYPAVYLMGEHAKGETLSVAFAGEGQHQDAGSKMVHLAPNTSSSVISKSVARGGGRTSYRGLVQIEEGAHGSASTVKCDALLVDQISRSDTYPYVDVREDDVSMGHEATVSKVSEDQLFYLMSRGLDEDEAMAMIVRGFVEPIARELPMEYALELNRLIELQMEGAVG
- a CDS encoding non-heme iron oxygenase ferredoxin subunit; the encoded protein is MSAFEKVCALADIPDGGVLGVEVGETPVALVRKGGDVFALHDVCSHAEVKLSEGEVYDGTLECWLHGSCFDVRTGKPTGPPATKPVNVYTVKIDGDDVLVSLSKES
- the sufD gene encoding Fe-S cluster assembly protein SufD — translated: MGLNEKPLSTLHEKASYDLGDFEVPTGREEAWRFTPLSRLKGLHNGKAEAAGHVRLDVDAAPEVTVETVGRDDARVGKAFTPTDRVSAQAWNSFEKATVVTVPREAVASKPTVLTLTGEGDGAAYGHLVVKVEPLAEAVLVLDHKGSAVYADNIEFIVGEGANLKVVSLQDWDDDAVHVSHHHAQLAKDATFRGFVVTLGGDLVRLSPSVAYTAPGGDADLSGVYFVDAGQHLEHRLLVDHSQPNCKSNVDYRGALQGEQAHAVWIGDVIIRVEAEGTDTYELNRNLILTDGARADSVPNLEILTGEVAGAGHASASGRLDDEHIFYLQARGIPYDEARRLVVRGFLGQLIEKIQIEEIRERVMSAVEAELAR
- a CDS encoding helix-turn-helix transcriptional regulator, whose protein sequence is MPTTIEPGSERGTRARVARLILEHGPVAAAALGERLGLTPAAVRRHLDALLADGMIEPRTVRPRGQRGRGRPAKLFAITDAGRSAFEHAYDDLAGSALRYLAERIGEDAVADFARSQVSGLVKRLEPVMRAVPADQRVQVLAQALSAEGYAASASKAKSGGDQLCQHHCPVAHAAAEFPQLCEAETEAFAQLLGTPVQRLATIAHGDGVCTTHVSPQSLADSAHRDKSKETGR
- the sufC gene encoding Fe-S cluster assembly ATPase SufC codes for the protein MSTLEIRDLHVAVEDKEILRGVNLTVGAGQTHAIMGPNGSGKSTLAYAIAGHPKYTVTGGQVLLDGVDLLELSVDERARAGLFLAMQYPVEVPGVSVSNFLRSAVTAVRGEAPKLREFAKDLKGGMDALSIDPAFAQRNLNEGFSGGEKKRHEILQMELLKPKFAVLDETDSGLDVDALRVVSEGINRFRAAGDTGVLLITHYTRILRYVKPDFVHVFAGGRIVEEGGPELADKLEAEGYEQYTKASA